A single region of the Gephyromycinifex aptenodytis genome encodes:
- a CDS encoding PucR family transcriptional regulator, producing MKDKKMEGPEAPGPLYLEPGMNAVLRSALPAVAHLAVAAITVEVPSYRHPFSGVSGTRLQEAVELALINFLKVASRDADPSVPIQRSTSAAYELGRGEARSGRSMDALLSAYRIGARVSWRELSRVAVAAGMSASVVGEFAELVFSYIDELSAASINGHTDELETAGRVRERHLERLGRYLLAGADEATLAAAAERAAWRQPTTLTAVIAPAEHAPQAASRLDQTTLLLTGGVPGLDDEDALLLVPDLTAARRERLKTVLGDNGGCIGPTHPWREVRDSYERALRGMRLPRRPGEVVDTEERLVDLVLLADEQALADLRERALAPLAGLRPAQRVRLLETLRSWLLHRGSRDRVAAALFVHPHTVRYRIGQIRSLYGDSLDDPETMLALTIALGVPERAIPAADPLPE from the coding sequence ATGAAGGACAAAAAGATGGAGGGACCTGAGGCGCCCGGCCCACTGTATCTGGAGCCGGGGATGAACGCCGTGCTGCGTTCGGCGCTGCCTGCGGTGGCGCATTTGGCGGTGGCGGCGATCACCGTGGAGGTGCCCAGCTACCGCCATCCCTTCAGCGGGGTCTCCGGGACGCGGTTGCAAGAGGCGGTGGAGTTGGCGCTGATCAACTTCCTCAAGGTCGCCAGCCGCGACGCCGACCCCTCGGTACCCATCCAACGCAGCACGTCAGCGGCGTATGAGTTGGGCCGCGGCGAGGCCCGCAGCGGTCGCTCGATGGATGCCCTGTTGAGCGCGTACCGGATCGGGGCGCGGGTCTCCTGGCGGGAGTTGTCGCGGGTGGCGGTGGCTGCCGGGATGTCGGCCTCGGTCGTCGGGGAGTTCGCCGAGTTGGTCTTCTCCTACATCGATGAGTTGTCGGCGGCGAGCATCAACGGTCACACCGACGAACTCGAGACCGCCGGTCGGGTCCGGGAGCGTCACCTGGAGCGTCTCGGGCGGTATCTGCTCGCCGGCGCAGACGAGGCGACGCTGGCCGCTGCCGCCGAACGCGCCGCCTGGAGGCAGCCGACGACGTTGACGGCGGTGATCGCCCCGGCTGAACACGCCCCGCAGGCGGCCTCCCGCTTGGATCAGACGACTCTGCTGCTCACCGGCGGTGTGCCCGGGTTGGACGATGAGGATGCGTTGCTGTTGGTACCCGACCTGACGGCGGCCCGGCGAGAGCGCTTGAAGACGGTGCTGGGCGACAACGGTGGCTGCATCGGCCCGACGCACCCGTGGCGAGAGGTGCGTGATTCCTATGAGCGTGCGTTGCGCGGGATGCGGCTGCCGCGCCGCCCCGGGGAGGTCGTGGACACCGAGGAGCGGCTGGTCGATCTGGTGTTGCTGGCCGATGAGCAGGCTTTGGCCGATTTGCGAGAACGCGCATTGGCCCCGTTGGCGGGGCTGCGTCCGGCGCAGCGGGTGCGCCTCTTGGAGACATTGCGCTCCTGGCTGCTGCATCGCGGTTCCCGGGATCGGGTGGCGGCAGCGCTGTTCGTGCACCCGCACACCGTGCGGTACCGGATCGGGCAGATCCGTTCGCTGTACGGGGATTCCTTGGACGACCCCGAGACGATGTTGGCGTTGACGATCGCCCTGGGCGTGCCCGAGCGGGCGATCCCGGCCGCTGATCCGTTGCCCGAGTAG
- a CDS encoding ferredoxin reductase: MLTTPLLPTDYLDLIDPLRLGADLRGRLVRRQPETADSATLFIRPGRAWRPHTPGQYIRIGVEINGVRHWRAYSLTSPPNTPDGLIAITVKKIPDGVVSAYLVDEVPEGTLLMLDQATGEFVQPQPLPPQVLFITAGSGITPVMGMLRSHQFDDVTILHSAPTAADVVFGPELRALADASRAQGARLRLIERHTDSQGILDLGQLDEVVPDWRERETWACGPAAMLDAAEETWDAAGAGQRLHTERFRPAVTSVGEGGAVTFTRSEVVIDDADGGRPLLDTGEEAGVIMPSGCRMGICFGCAAPLREGSVRDLRTGETTTAAPGDGVIIQTCVSAPAGACQIDL, from the coding sequence ATGCTCACCACCCCGTTACTTCCCACCGACTACCTCGACCTCATCGATCCGCTGCGTCTGGGCGCCGATCTGCGCGGTCGTCTTGTGCGCCGCCAGCCCGAAACGGCCGACTCGGCAACGCTGTTCATTCGCCCCGGTCGGGCCTGGCGCCCACACACCCCGGGCCAGTACATCCGAATCGGTGTCGAGATCAACGGCGTGCGGCACTGGCGCGCCTACTCCCTGACCTCGCCGCCGAACACCCCCGACGGGCTCATCGCCATCACCGTGAAGAAGATCCCCGACGGGGTCGTCAGCGCCTACCTGGTCGACGAAGTCCCCGAAGGCACACTGCTCATGCTCGACCAGGCAACAGGTGAGTTCGTGCAGCCGCAGCCGCTGCCGCCGCAGGTTCTCTTCATCACCGCAGGCAGCGGTATCACCCCCGTGATGGGGATGCTGCGCAGTCACCAGTTCGACGACGTCACCATCCTGCACAGCGCTCCCACCGCCGCCGACGTCGTCTTTGGTCCCGAGCTTCGGGCCTTGGCCGACGCCAGCCGCGCCCAAGGCGCCCGGCTGCGCCTCATCGAGCGGCACACCGACAGCCAAGGAATCCTCGACCTGGGTCAACTCGATGAGGTCGTGCCCGACTGGCGCGAACGCGAGACGTGGGCGTGTGGGCCCGCCGCCATGCTCGACGCCGCCGAAGAGACCTGGGACGCCGCCGGTGCCGGCCAGCGCCTGCACACCGAACGGTTCCGCCCGGCCGTGACCTCCGTGGGGGAGGGCGGGGCGGTCACCTTCACCCGCAGCGAGGTCGTCATCGACGACGCAGACGGCGGCCGTCCACTGCTTGACACCGGCGAAGAAGCCGGTGTGATCATGCCCTCCGGTTGCCGAATGGGGATCTGCTTCGGCTGCGCGGCGCCGCTGCGTGAAGGCAGCGTGCGCGACCTGCGAACCGGCGAGACCACTACCGCGGCGCCCGGCGACGGCGTCATCATCCAGACCTGCGTCAGCGCACCCGCCGGCGCGTGCCAGATCGACCTGTGA
- a CDS encoding fatty acid desaturase family protein, producing MTPTLLDPGRGSAAAPTQAPDRPKRGHAVAPTTERRHWGEKPSGRPDPAGHLSPEQIDALGRELDALRQEVMDSRGSHDAAYIRRVIATQRGIEAVSRLVLLFSKHPSAWVLGTAGLSVAKILENMEIGHNVLHGQWDWMRDPKIHSTTWEWDHVGPASMWKRSHNELHHTFTNVIGMDDDLGYGIMRVDVDQPWEPLHLLQPLTHTLNALTFQFGIAFYDLELRQNLARWGELDEQQKESFLADVKATAAKIARHVLRDYVLHPVLSGPSAVTTLQANLVANCLRNVWTNAIIICGHFPDGVQTFEIETIEGESRGEWYLRQMLGSANISGGPLVHLMSGNLSHQIEHHMFPDVPSNRYAQIAPRVRALMQENGLHYVTGPLPVQLASVTRKVFSLSLPNGAWADLRERPLATLRRGASWLTSRGPARRR from the coding sequence ATGACGCCAACGCTCCTGGACCCAGGCCGCGGATCGGCCGCTGCGCCCACGCAAGCCCCCGACCGTCCCAAACGCGGCCACGCGGTCGCTCCCACCACCGAACGCCGCCACTGGGGCGAGAAGCCCTCTGGTCGGCCCGACCCGGCAGGTCACCTCAGCCCAGAGCAGATCGACGCCCTCGGGCGTGAACTCGACGCGCTGCGCCAAGAGGTCATGGACAGCCGCGGCAGCCACGACGCCGCCTACATCCGGCGGGTCATCGCCACCCAACGCGGTATCGAGGCGGTCTCCCGGCTGGTGCTGCTGTTCTCCAAACATCCCAGCGCCTGGGTGCTCGGCACCGCCGGGCTCTCGGTCGCCAAGATCTTGGAGAACATGGAGATCGGCCACAACGTCCTGCACGGCCAGTGGGATTGGATGCGTGACCCCAAGATCCACTCCACCACCTGGGAATGGGACCACGTCGGTCCCGCCTCGATGTGGAAGCGCTCGCACAACGAACTGCATCACACCTTCACCAACGTCATCGGGATGGATGACGACCTCGGCTACGGCATCATGCGGGTCGACGTCGACCAGCCGTGGGAGCCACTGCACCTGCTGCAGCCGCTGACCCACACCCTGAACGCTCTGACCTTCCAGTTCGGGATCGCGTTCTACGACCTGGAACTGCGCCAGAACCTGGCCCGTTGGGGGGAACTCGACGAGCAGCAGAAAGAGAGTTTCCTGGCCGACGTGAAAGCGACCGCGGCCAAGATCGCCCGGCACGTGCTGCGCGACTATGTCCTGCACCCGGTGCTGTCGGGGCCTAGCGCCGTCACGACATTGCAGGCCAACCTGGTGGCCAACTGCCTGCGCAACGTGTGGACCAACGCCATCATCATCTGCGGTCACTTCCCGGACGGGGTGCAGACCTTCGAGATCGAGACGATCGAGGGCGAAAGCCGCGGCGAGTGGTACCTACGCCAGATGCTCGGTTCGGCCAACATCTCCGGCGGCCCGCTCGTGCACCTGATGTCGGGCAACCTCTCCCACCAGATCGAACACCACATGTTCCCGGACGTGCCCAGCAACCGGTACGCCCAGATCGCCCCGCGTGTTCGGGCTTTGATGCAGGAGAACGGGTTGCACTACGTCACCGGCCCACTGCCGGTGCAGCTGGCCTCCGTCACCCGCAAGGTGTTCTCGCTGTCCCTGCCCAACGGCGCCTGGGCCGACCTGCGCGAGCGCCCCTTGGCGACCCTGCGTCGTGGCGCTTCCTGGCTGACCTCTCGCGGCCCGGCCCGCCGCCGCTGA
- a CDS encoding cell wall-binding repeat-containing protein, with protein MTFTGQLSARLGRRTLATAAALTLVGLTVPATSAYAADATLEVSPTAPAAGQSFTVKASGLTKGADYRLALTDPNSAAMTDNSESNTCATAAAVVETTLTCTIQENTAGKYDLKLIGSTGTAVNMAVAVSTPATVAEPVATDRAGTANDAITLTYTPGVVWKFVSATDGTAMFKDATVDTNTVFFDPATAKAGDKVDVMVTAEAGKDSDVTFKAVAAEGYVIPGGEPTHTLRVTSAAEVLAPVSVPSSAAPVKVDAVGTENDAITLHKVDGVNWKVGNTDVSFASNETSKTVKATPGEDMIIKVRALAAPGRAFSGGRLAEEFVLEFTDAKADPEAVRVAGSDRIGTSVEISKKYFTADADTVYIANGWRYADALTAGPAAAKDDAPLLLTEPDKLADSVMDEIRRLSPSNIKIVGGSDVVSAEVENQLKGLGQGSVQRLAGSDRIGTAIAVSRQWASVETAYVAYGWGFPDALSGGSGAAKENAPLMLSLPGDLTDATIDRLKTLGVKNIKLIGGTKVLNGTVANQANSLGSVMRYAGENRYETSAEVIKNVTGSGATSVFVATGQDFPDALAGIPAATKSKAPLALLAPTCAPDKVAAELGKLSLTQVVRLGGADVIADFPLSKTCGW; from the coding sequence ATGACTTTCACCGGGCAGCTTTCCGCACGTTTGGGTCGCCGCACGCTCGCTACCGCGGCCGCTTTGACCTTGGTCGGCCTCACCGTGCCAGCCACCTCCGCCTACGCCGCAGATGCAACGCTGGAGGTTTCGCCGACGGCTCCTGCCGCCGGGCAGTCCTTCACCGTCAAGGCCAGCGGACTCACCAAGGGCGCCGATTACCGGTTGGCCCTGACTGACCCCAACTCCGCGGCCATGACCGACAACTCGGAGTCGAATACCTGCGCCACCGCTGCTGCCGTCGTCGAGACCACCCTGACGTGCACCATCCAGGAGAACACGGCTGGCAAGTATGACCTGAAGCTGATCGGATCCACCGGCACGGCCGTGAACATGGCTGTGGCCGTGAGTACCCCCGCAACCGTTGCCGAACCGGTCGCGACCGACCGCGCGGGCACCGCTAACGACGCCATCACCTTGACCTACACCCCCGGTGTGGTCTGGAAGTTCGTGTCGGCGACCGACGGCACGGCCATGTTTAAGGACGCCACTGTCGACACCAACACGGTCTTCTTCGACCCGGCGACCGCCAAAGCCGGCGACAAAGTCGACGTCATGGTGACCGCCGAGGCGGGCAAGGACTCCGATGTCACCTTCAAGGCAGTAGCTGCCGAGGGGTACGTCATCCCTGGCGGGGAACCGACGCACACCCTGCGCGTCACTTCTGCCGCCGAGGTTCTGGCGCCGGTGAGCGTTCCCAGCTCGGCCGCACCGGTCAAGGTCGATGCTGTCGGCACAGAAAATGACGCCATCACCCTGCATAAGGTTGACGGGGTCAACTGGAAGGTCGGCAACACCGACGTGTCGTTCGCTTCCAACGAGACGAGCAAGACCGTCAAGGCCACCCCGGGCGAGGACATGATCATCAAGGTCCGGGCGCTCGCTGCCCCCGGCCGCGCGTTTTCCGGTGGCCGTCTGGCCGAGGAGTTCGTGCTCGAGTTCACCGACGCCAAGGCCGACCCGGAGGCTGTGCGCGTCGCAGGCAGCGACCGAATCGGCACCTCGGTTGAGATCAGCAAGAAGTACTTCACTGCCGACGCCGACACGGTTTACATCGCAAATGGCTGGCGCTACGCCGATGCGCTGACGGCCGGCCCGGCTGCTGCCAAGGACGACGCTCCGCTGCTGCTCACTGAGCCCGACAAGCTCGCCGACTCGGTGATGGACGAGATCCGTCGCCTGTCGCCGTCGAACATCAAGATCGTCGGTGGCTCCGATGTCGTCAGTGCTGAGGTCGAGAACCAGTTGAAGGGACTCGGACAAGGTTCGGTTCAGCGTCTGGCCGGTAGTGACCGCATCGGCACCGCCATCGCGGTGTCGCGTCAGTGGGCCAGCGTCGAGACGGCTTACGTCGCTTACGGCTGGGGTTTCCCGGACGCTCTTTCCGGCGGCTCGGGCGCGGCGAAGGAGAACGCGCCGCTGATGCTGTCGCTGCCGGGTGACCTGACCGACGCGACAATCGACCGTCTGAAGACTCTGGGCGTGAAGAACATCAAACTCATCGGCGGCACGAAGGTGCTCAACGGCACCGTCGCCAACCAGGCCAACAGCCTGGGCAGCGTCATGCGATACGCCGGCGAGAACCGGTACGAGACGTCTGCGGAGGTCATCAAGAACGTCACCGGTTCAGGCGCAACCTCCGTCTTCGTGGCCACCGGCCAGGACTTCCCGGACGCGCTGGCTGGCATCCCCGCCGCGACCAAGTCGAAGGCGCCGTTGGCCTTGCTGGCCCCGACCTGCGCCCCTGACAAGGTCGCGGCCGAGCTGGGCAAGCTGTCGCTGACGCAGGTTGTCCGCCTCGGCGGCGCCGACGTCATCGCGGACTTCCCGTTGAGCAAGACCTGCGGTTGGTGA
- a CDS encoding O-antigen ligase family protein: MRSTFRSRHDRRVANATIAANAAQLDVIDVVTSADQKTSRGSAAAPPARNRISAALDCRLGSLLRLSAIAFTFLVTALFVAVYQLLGPTAPWLIYGGAAFAGLLCVPGARPYRNAAVVALVGLWACFAATAAEATLWNPTWKIVINDTRGFTAAALITVGITLMSRGRLQSAVALRALWLAVFALSAPMGIWEMLSGEHPLRPATSPWTGPPHSPSSYFVNPNNYAVILVVTIGIALLWLTERTSRWWRICLLLATLVASILLWQTQSRAGVAGALVAALGAGLLAAGRAGLLARGAHWRRRHPFALRIVGAGAALALLCAFAIPSLAARNPVLSLLLPGDADTVRSDSARLALIRHGIDFWRTSPWTGIGAARYEWALAAVDHPDVPRVLPAHNGFVELLAERGLAMAAPLAVLLVVLAWRAIRPAQGVTRRDPQHSEPGAAFVTGRPRHLDERGGRCLLALYLAGFALAGVVVSSPLMWFPWWLLLASATSTSWWLDSRRSPHLKSNPKLGQDSFKIPSSSTAAELPMGRPS, from the coding sequence ATGAGATCAACATTTCGTAGCCGCCATGACCGACGCGTTGCGAATGCGACCATCGCCGCGAACGCAGCGCAGCTGGATGTCATCGACGTCGTCACTAGCGCAGATCAGAAGACTTCGCGGGGATCGGCTGCTGCGCCGCCTGCGCGCAACCGCATCTCTGCAGCCCTGGACTGTCGCCTCGGCTCGCTGTTACGTCTGTCCGCGATAGCCTTCACGTTCTTGGTGACCGCCCTGTTCGTCGCCGTCTATCAACTGCTCGGCCCCACCGCCCCGTGGCTCATTTATGGTGGCGCCGCCTTCGCCGGGCTGCTGTGCGTACCTGGCGCCCGCCCCTATCGCAACGCCGCAGTCGTGGCGCTGGTCGGCCTGTGGGCGTGTTTCGCCGCGACCGCTGCAGAGGCGACGCTGTGGAATCCCACCTGGAAGATCGTCATCAATGACACTCGTGGCTTCACCGCAGCGGCGTTGATCACGGTCGGCATCACCTTGATGTCGCGCGGACGCCTCCAGTCCGCGGTGGCCTTGCGGGCCCTGTGGTTGGCGGTTTTCGCCCTGAGCGCTCCGATGGGCATCTGGGAGATGCTCTCTGGCGAGCACCCATTGCGCCCTGCGACCTCCCCGTGGACCGGCCCGCCGCACTCCCCTTCGTCCTACTTCGTCAACCCCAACAATTACGCGGTGATTTTGGTCGTCACCATCGGCATTGCGCTGCTGTGGCTCACCGAGCGCACTTCTCGATGGTGGCGAATCTGCCTGCTGTTGGCGACACTTGTCGCTTCAATCCTGTTGTGGCAGACGCAAAGCCGCGCAGGTGTTGCTGGGGCTCTGGTCGCTGCGTTGGGCGCCGGCCTGTTGGCTGCGGGTCGGGCCGGGCTCCTGGCCCGAGGAGCACACTGGCGTCGCCGCCACCCGTTCGCACTGCGGATTGTCGGTGCCGGTGCCGCTCTGGCACTGCTTTGCGCGTTTGCGATCCCTTCGTTGGCGGCCCGTAACCCGGTGCTTTCGCTGCTGCTGCCGGGCGATGCAGACACTGTCCGTTCCGACTCGGCTCGGCTAGCGCTCATCCGCCACGGCATCGACTTTTGGCGCACTAGCCCGTGGACGGGTATCGGCGCGGCGCGATACGAATGGGCATTGGCCGCCGTCGATCACCCGGACGTCCCGCGCGTCTTGCCCGCCCACAACGGTTTCGTCGAACTCTTGGCGGAGCGCGGCCTGGCCATGGCTGCCCCGCTGGCGGTCCTACTCGTGGTTCTGGCCTGGCGGGCGATCCGGCCTGCGCAGGGCGTGACCCGGCGCGACCCCCAGCACAGCGAACCCGGGGCGGCATTCGTGACGGGCCGTCCGCGGCATCTGGATGAAAGGGGTGGCAGGTGCTTGTTGGCGCTCTATCTCGCAGGCTTCGCGTTGGCCGGAGTTGTCGTGAGCTCGCCGCTCATGTGGTTTCCGTGGTGGCTACTTCTCGCCTCGGCGACGTCGACCAGTTGGTGGCTGGATTCCCGCCGGTCGCCACATTTAAAGAGTAACCCCAAATTAGGTCAAGATTCTTTCAAGATTCCCTCATCGAGTACGGCGGCCGAACTACCAATGGGTCGACCGTCTTGA
- a CDS encoding heparinase II/III domain-containing protein: MTALRLLASSAALLLCTTMAPPPLAAAQGVTPDAPRPPRADSLPPLSPQQQADLLGPGNVQDPLGADETTPAPTGTRRHLNASAAAAAPRYRCTGYSSIPSSNPLAQVMQDNFAWGTYPAAKVGDGSGNINWRANPYRQVSWYMWLHSLRWLGNAIEAGRKGDDAALNHATAVAKDWVRDNPYSWQGNAGAWEATMHRTNVLNCLREVVLERNDGALPASYAWLDISLVQHAEFLRRHYSGWGNHGTDESIVMLGVGCNLRRPDYQSLAMKRLADGLGHAIDSQGATNEQSTGYAVFNYGLWGRAETALTACAPTSSLRRTIAKRRAALGTFIAHAMTPRRTLAQLGNTESRVYGPFAGPEQTWAATGGKSGARPAQLSRVYMQGYVFGRSGWGTARKPFAHESFYSLRFGPARALHGHNDHTSITWEARGKEVLADVGYGEYTRDAWEAYFKGPAAHNQLVVSGMGERFATRLAHARTGYRNADSYRFTDAPASGVSRSRSVLIARDPDLVLVLDQASSRSTRRFEQLWHLPAGTRVSVPASGRAASAVNGPLRTTLVQLPAPGTTRVPAATTRTLSGSKRPIQGWVWPTIFTKTAAPVVSVQRSGRSANIVTAVVAGGHRDTVRGSMKPGPKGSSVYTVTVGKQSVVVSLSASGVFTRVK; the protein is encoded by the coding sequence ATGACGGCACTGCGGCTCCTGGCCAGTTCGGCTGCACTCCTGTTGTGCACGACGATGGCACCACCGCCCCTGGCGGCTGCCCAGGGCGTCACCCCGGATGCTCCCAGGCCACCGCGAGCCGATTCGCTGCCGCCGTTGTCACCGCAGCAGCAAGCGGACCTGCTCGGGCCCGGCAATGTGCAGGACCCCCTCGGCGCCGACGAGACCACCCCGGCGCCTACTGGCACCCGGCGTCACCTGAACGCTTCGGCGGCGGCCGCAGCGCCCCGCTACCGCTGCACCGGGTACTCCTCGATCCCGTCCTCGAACCCGCTGGCGCAGGTGATGCAGGACAACTTCGCGTGGGGCACCTACCCGGCGGCCAAGGTGGGCGACGGTTCGGGCAACATCAACTGGCGCGCCAACCCCTACCGACAGGTGAGTTGGTACATGTGGCTGCATTCGCTGCGCTGGCTGGGCAACGCCATCGAAGCCGGCCGTAAGGGCGACGACGCAGCACTGAACCACGCCACGGCTGTGGCCAAGGACTGGGTGCGGGACAACCCCTACTCCTGGCAGGGCAATGCGGGCGCGTGGGAGGCCACGATGCACCGCACGAATGTTCTCAACTGCCTACGCGAGGTCGTCCTGGAGCGCAACGACGGCGCGCTGCCGGCCTCCTACGCCTGGCTGGACATCTCGCTGGTGCAGCACGCCGAGTTCCTGCGACGCCACTACTCCGGGTGGGGTAATCACGGCACCGACGAATCCATCGTCATGCTCGGGGTGGGGTGCAACCTGCGCCGCCCCGACTATCAGTCGCTGGCGATGAAGCGGCTCGCCGATGGGCTCGGCCATGCGATCGACTCCCAGGGCGCCACGAATGAGCAGTCCACCGGCTATGCCGTCTTCAACTACGGCTTGTGGGGTCGGGCCGAAACGGCGTTGACGGCGTGCGCGCCCACTAGTTCGCTGCGCCGTACCATCGCCAAGCGGCGGGCAGCGTTGGGCACTTTCATCGCGCACGCCATGACCCCGCGGCGCACCTTGGCCCAGCTCGGCAACACCGAGAGTCGCGTTTACGGCCCGTTCGCCGGGCCGGAGCAGACGTGGGCGGCGACCGGCGGCAAGTCCGGCGCCCGCCCCGCGCAACTCAGTCGGGTCTATATGCAGGGCTATGTTTTCGGCCGTTCGGGTTGGGGCACGGCCCGCAAACCCTTCGCGCATGAGTCGTTCTACAGTTTGCGGTTCGGTCCGGCCCGGGCTTTGCACGGACACAACGACCACACCTCGATCACCTGGGAGGCCCGCGGCAAGGAGGTGCTCGCCGACGTCGGTTACGGGGAGTACACCCGCGATGCGTGGGAGGCCTACTTCAAGGGCCCCGCCGCGCACAACCAGCTCGTGGTCTCCGGGATGGGTGAGCGCTTCGCTACCCGGTTGGCGCACGCCCGCACCGGCTACCGCAACGCCGACTCCTACCGGTTCACCGATGCCCCGGCCTCGGGGGTGAGCCGGTCTCGTTCGGTCCTGATCGCCAGGGACCCCGACCTGGTTCTCGTCCTGGACCAGGCGAGTTCGCGTTCCACCCGCCGCTTCGAGCAGCTGTGGCATCTGCCGGCCGGCACCCGAGTGTCGGTACCCGCCTCAGGCCGGGCCGCTTCGGCGGTCAACGGTCCGCTGCGCACCACGCTCGTGCAGCTTCCGGCGCCGGGGACCACCCGCGTTCCCGCCGCCACCACCCGCACGCTCAGCGGTTCGAAACGCCCGATCCAGGGCTGGGTGTGGCCGACCATCTTCACCAAGACCGCCGCCCCGGTGGTCTCGGTGCAGCGCAGTGGCCGTTCGGCCAACATCGTCACCGCCGTGGTCGCCGGCGGCCACCGGGACACCGTTCGCGGCTCGATGAAACCCGGCCCCAAGGGCTCCTCGGTGTACACCGTCACGGTCGGCAAACAGAGCGTCGTCGTTTCGCTCTCGGCCAGCGGCGTGTTCACCCGGGTCAAATAA
- a CDS encoding acyl-CoA dehydrogenase family protein, with amino-acid sequence MSGNPDFDLFRTSEDHEELRAAIRNIAEHQIAPHAGDVDHNKRFPQEAFDALTAADFHAPHVPEEYGGMGADALATCIVIEEVSRVCASSGLIPAVNKLGSMPVILAGSEEIKHKYLTPMAKGEAMFSYGLSEREAGSDTAAMKTRARREGEDWVLNGQKSWITNAGISEYYTVLAVTDPEGRRGANVSAFVVEKSDPGFTFGEPERKLGIKGSPTCELHFDNCRIPGDRIIGAEGEGLKIALRTLDHTRVTIGAQAVGIAQGALDYAIGYVKERRQFGKAIAEFQAIQFMLADMAMELEAARQLVYVAAAKSERNDADLSFFGAAAKCFAADVAMKVTTDAVQLLGGAGYVEDHPVERMMRDAKITQIYEGTNQIQRLVMGRQLVK; translated from the coding sequence ATGAGTGGAAATCCTGACTTCGACCTGTTCCGCACCTCGGAAGATCACGAGGAACTGCGCGCCGCGATCCGCAACATCGCCGAGCACCAGATCGCCCCGCACGCCGGCGACGTCGATCACAACAAGCGCTTCCCACAAGAGGCGTTCGACGCGCTGACCGCCGCCGACTTCCATGCGCCGCACGTGCCCGAGGAATACGGCGGCATGGGTGCCGACGCGCTGGCCACCTGCATCGTCATCGAAGAGGTGTCGCGGGTGTGCGCCAGTTCAGGGCTGATCCCGGCCGTGAACAAACTCGGCTCGATGCCGGTCATCCTCGCCGGGTCCGAAGAGATCAAGCACAAGTACCTCACCCCGATGGCCAAGGGCGAGGCGATGTTCTCCTACGGGCTCTCTGAGCGGGAAGCCGGTTCGGACACCGCTGCGATGAAGACCCGGGCCCGCCGCGAGGGCGAGGACTGGGTCCTGAACGGGCAGAAGTCGTGGATCACCAACGCCGGGATCTCCGAGTACTACACGGTGCTGGCCGTCACCGACCCCGAAGGGCGCCGCGGCGCCAACGTCTCCGCCTTCGTCGTGGAGAAGTCCGACCCCGGTTTCACCTTCGGTGAACCCGAACGCAAGCTCGGCATCAAGGGCTCCCCGACCTGTGAGCTGCACTTCGACAACTGCCGCATCCCCGGCGACCGGATCATCGGCGCCGAAGGCGAAGGGTTGAAGATCGCGCTGCGCACCCTGGACCACACCCGGGTCACCATCGGCGCGCAAGCTGTCGGGATCGCCCAAGGTGCCTTGGATTACGCCATCGGCTACGTCAAGGAACGCCGCCAGTTCGGCAAAGCCATCGCCGAATTCCAGGCCATCCAGTTCATGCTCGCCGACATGGCGATGGAACTCGAAGCGGCCCGCCAGCTTGTCTACGTGGCTGCAGCCAAGTCCGAACGCAACGACGCCGACCTCAGCTTCTTCGGCGCCGCCGCCAAGTGCTTCGCCGCCGATGTGGCGATGAAGGTCACCACGGACGCGGTGCAACTGCTCGGCGGCGCCGGGTACGTCGAGGACCACCCCGTCGAGCGGATGATGCGCGACGCGAAGATCACCCAGATCTACGAAGGCACCAACCAGATCCAGCGCCTGGTGATGGGACGCCAACTCGTGAAGTAA